DNA sequence from the Oxalobacteraceae sp. CFBP 8761 genome:
TGCGGTCCAGTTCCTCGATATGCGTCTGCGCCAGCGCGCGCACGTCGGCACTGGCCCGACCCTTGTCTTCCCACAGCGCCAGCAGGTTCCTGATCTGGTCCAGCGAAAAGCCCAGTGCCCGCCCGCGATGGATGAATTGCAGCACGCGCACCTCGCGCTCGTTGTAGAGGCGATAGCCGGCGCCGGTGCGGCGTGGCGCCGGCACCAGGCCGATCGATTCGTAATGGCGGATCATCTTGGCCGTGACGCCCGATGCGCGGGCGGCGTCGCCGATATTCATGCTCGATGGGGTCGCTTGCACGGTGCACTCCGGTTGTCGTTCACGCACCAGCTTACACCTTCCCACGGTGGGAAGGACAAGTGCAGGCTTGACTTGCGCGCCGGAACGGCCGAGCATGGGCGGCATGCAGATTCTTCGCTCTGCCGTCCTCGGGACGGTGCTCCTCGTCGTTATCTCTTCCAGCCTGGCTGCGCCGGCGCCGTATTACCAATGGCGCAGCAAGCTCACGGGCGCGCTGGCCTGTTCGCCGACGCCGCTGGGTGAAGGCTGGGTCAAGGCGACCGGCCCCTATCGTGACGCGCGTTGCGAAAAACCCATCGTTGTTAAATAATGAATCCGGCAGACGTCGTTTGTCTGTCATTGTTCAGCTTTCAAAAACAGCTTACCCACTGAGGAGACACCTTATGTTTACCAGCCCGGAACAGTTTGCCAACGCCACGAAAACCCTGTTCGACCTGCAGATGCAGACCTTCAATGCGCTGGCCGGCAAGACCGTCAAGGGCGTCGAGCAGGTCGTCGCCCTGAACATGAACGCCATCAAGAGCACGATGGACAGCACGATGCAGGCGAGCCGTGACGTCGCCCAGGCCGGCAATCCAAAGGCCGCGTACGAGTCGCTCGCGGCGCGCATGCAGCCAGCCGCCGGCGTCACCAACGCGGCCGAGTACACGACGCAGTTGAAAGCCATCATCGACGACATGCATAACGAGTTCCGCGGCGCGGCCGATGCGCACGCCGTCGAAGCGAAGAACACGTTGTCGGCGCTGATCTATGACGTCACGCAGAACGTCAAGCCGGGGTCCGAGAACGCGGTCCAGATCATGAAGGCGGCGATCGACAATGCCTTCAAGGGCTACGAGCAGGTAACGGCAGCCACGCGGCAGGCGGTGCAGACGGTCGAAGCGCAGTTCGAACGCGCCAGCACCATCGTCACACCGGGCGGCGGCAAGCAGGACAAACCCGAGTAAGCGCAGGTAAGTCCCCCCGCCAACAACCCGGCCCCTCAGGGCGCCGGGTGTTTCATCGGCTGGTCCGCCTGGTCGTCGATTCCCAGCAAATCTTCCAGCCGCGCCAGCGACACCTCATCCTTGATCACCGAACGCAGCCAGGTATGCAATGGCTGCTCGCCCCAGCGCGCCGCTTTTTCCGCCAGATACGCAACGGGGCTGTGTGGCTCCGTGCGCCGGAAGAAATCGGCGACCTGGCGCAGCTGCGCCAGCGCCTGATCGCGGTGCCCGACCGGTCCGTCGATGTGCGCCGGCCGGGCCACGGCGATGGCGCCGCCCTGCCCTGCCGTCGATGACGCAGCGCTTGTCACCGCTAGCGGCAAGCCTGGTGAGATCAGGTCGATGACGTCGCGCAGCGCCGTGCGGGCCGAGCTGCAGCTGGGACCGTCGTTGCCCAGTTGCGCATCGACGACCCGTTCCAGTTCGCCAAGCGCCGCGACGCACGCTTCACAATCAGCCAGCAACGCCTGCACAAACGCCGGCTTGCTGCGTGCACGCAGCGCCTCCAGTTCGGCCACCGCGTCCGGCCCTCGTGCGCGCGCCACTTCCCATGCCTGCAGCGTCAGGGTGCCGCTCTCGTCCAGCGCGACCCCCTTGGCCAGCGGCGCCACGCGGCTGGCCAGCCAGCCCAGGATGCCGATGCGCCGCTCGACGCCGTCTTCGTCGGCCTGCGGATGCACGCCGTCCCAGTAGCGCGCGCACAGCGCGGCCACCAGGCCCAGGCCATCGGCCAGGCCGCGCATGCCGCCGGTACGGGTGCTGGCCTCGGCCAGCCAGGCGGCCAGTTGCAAGTCCTTGCTGCGCGTTTCGAGCAGGGCGGCGCAGCGTTTGCCGACGAACTTCCAGTCGGCTTCCTTGAGCGCCGTGACCCAGGCGCCCTGCTCCAGCGACGGATCGTCGGCCAGGCGCGCGCGGGCGATCTCGTCGACTTCGGGCGCGAAGGCCAGGTCGGCGCCGCACGGATTGTCCGGCGTGATTGGTGTGAGCAACAGGTCGATAGCGAGCATGGCGTCTCCTTGGAATCAAGTCTGCAATCAAGCCTGGACCGGTTCGATCAGGTATTTGAACTTGCCGGCGCGGGTGGCGCCGACCTTCACGCGGGCGATGGCGCCGCCTTCCATCATCCGCGCCAGCACGCTGTCGGCGATCTCGGGCAGCAGCGTGCCGCCCAGGATGTTGTCGATATTGCGCGCGCCGGAATCGACTTCGGTGCAGCGGCTGAGCACTGCCGCCACCAGGGCGTCGTCGTATTCGAAGCTGGCCTTGTGGTTCTCGAGCACGCGCGCACCGATGCGCGCAAGCTTCAGACGGATGATATTGGCCAGCACCTCGTCGCCGATCGGGTAGAACGGCACCACGCTCAAGCGGCCCAGGAAAGCCGGCTTGAAATGCTTCATCAGGCTCGGGCGCAGGAGGTCGGCCAGCGCGTCGGGCGTGGGCAGGTCGGCCGCCGGCTTGTTCAGGCAGGCAGCCATCAGCTGGCTGGCGCCGACGTTCGACGTCAGGATGATGATCGTGTTGCGAAAGTCGATGACGCGGCCTTCGGCATCGTCCATCACACCCTTGTCGAAGACCTGGTAGAACAGTTCGAGCACGTCCGGGTGCGCTTTCTCGGCTTCGTCGAGCAGCACGACGCTGTACGGATTGCGCCGCACCGCTTCGGTCAGCACGCCGCCCTCGCCGTAGCCGACATAGCCGGGCGGCGAGCCTTTCAGGCCGGAGACGCTGTGCGCTTCCTGGTATTCGCTCATATTGATCGTGATGAGCTTGCGCTCGCCGCCGTACAGGATGTCGGCCAGCGCCAGCGCCGTTTCGGTCTTGCCCACGCCCGAGGTGCCGACAAACAAAAACACGCCCTTGGGCTTGTTCGGATCGTCGAGGTTGGCGCGCGCGGTGCGCACGCGCTGGGCCACGACACTGCTCGCGTGGCGCTGGCCCAGGATGCGCTCGTCGAGCATCGCCTGCAGATTGACGACGGTGCGGATTTCATCCTTGACCATGCGCCCGAGCGGGATGCCGGTCCAGGCGGCGACGATGGCGGCAACCGTGTGCCCGTCGACCTGCACCGGCACCAGCGGCGCATCGCCCTGCAGGGATCGCAGACGCTCGCCCAGCGCGCGCAGTTGCACGCTGCCGTCCCCCGCTGCGTTTGGTCCCGCCCCTTCGAGTTCCGCGCGCAGGGTGCCGATCTGGCCCGCCAGCACCTGTTCGTCGGTCCAACGACTTTGCAGCGCGACCTGCTCGGCCGCTGCACTGGCGCGCTCTTCGCCCAGCGACGCCAGCACTTGCGCGTGGTCGTCCCCGGCGCTGGCGTCGCGACTCAGGGCTTTGACGCGGGCGTCCAAGCGCTCGATGCGGCGTCCGCAATCTTCCAGCAATGCCGGCGTCGCGCTCTGGCCCAGCGCCACCCTGGCGCACGCCGTGTCCAGCACACTGATGGCCTTGTCCGGCAACTGGCGCCCGCTGATGTAGCGGTGCGACAGGCGCACCGCCTCGGTGATGGCCTCGTCATAGATGCGCACACCGAAGTGCTGCTCCATCAGCGGCGTCATCGCGCGCAGCATCGCAGCCGCCGTGTCTTCGTCGGGCTCCTCGACCTTGATCACCTGGAAGCGCCGCGCGAGCGCCGCATCCTTTTCGAAGTATTTCTTGTATTCGCCCCAGGTGGTCGCGGCGATCGTGCGCAGCTCGCCCCGCGCCAGTGCGGGCTTGAGCAGGTTGGCCGCATCGTTCTGGCCGGCCGCGCCGCCGGCACCGATCATCGTGTGCGCTTCGTCGATGAAGAGGATGATCGCGTGGGGGCTCTGCTTGATCTCGTGGATGACATTCTTGAGGCGGTTTTCGAATTCGCCCTTCACGCTGGCGCCGGCCTGCAGCAAGCCCATGTCGAGCGTGTGGATCTCGGCGCCCTTGAGCACGTCCGGCACGTCACCCAGTGCAATGCGCAGCGCCAGGCCCTCGACGACGGCCGTTTTGCCGACACCTGCTTCGCCCGTCAGGATCGGGTTGTTCTGGCGCCGCCGCATCAGGATGTCGATGGCCTGGCGGATCTCCATGTCGCGCCCGATGACCGGGTCGACCTTGCCGTCGCGCGCACGCGCCGTCAGGCACGTCGTGTACTGATCGAGCGCCGGCGTGGCGCGGCCCGCAGACTGCGCCAGCTCGGATGCAGCATCCGGCCCGGGCTCGCTGCTTTCCGCCGCCAGCTCCGTTTGCTCTACCGAGCCGCGCGTCAGGCGCTCGAGATCGTGCTTCAGGCGGTCCAGCGGAAAGCGCGCAAACAGCGGCGAGGCACGCTGCGCCAGTTGCGCCAGCGACGGCTCGGTCAACAGCGCCAGTATCAGATGGCTGCTGCGAATCCGGGACGGCCCGCCGGCGCCGAGCGACGCGATCAGCCAGGCGTGCTCGAACAGCAGCGGCAGATGGCGTGAAAACACGGGCGTGCGTGCGCTGCCGGTGGCAAAGCGCGCCACTTCGCGGCGCAGGTCGGCTTCGAGGCCCGTGAGGCTGATATCGCAGTGGCGCGCGATCGCGGTCAGGTCGCTGCCCGGCTGCTCGATCAGGCCAAGAAACAGATGCTCGACGTCGACTTCGTACTGGCCCAGCCCGACGCAGATGCTGGCGGCGCGCGTGGCCGCCGCGCGCGTGGTGTCGTTGAGCTTCGAGATCAGCGTCTTGAGGTTGATGTCCATCGTGCCTCCTGGTCGGGTGGGTTCGCGGCCTTGGCAGGCCGGACGGTACGGTTGACGTCGTAGTGCAGCGACGACGGTTGCAGAACGGCGTTGAAGTTGATCGTCCCGTCCTGGCCGCCCAGCGCCAGACGGGCATGAATGACAAACTGCAGGCGGTTGACGTCGCCCGCGTCCGGCGCAAACGCGGCGCGCACGTCGGACAGGCGTGGCTCATGCGAGGCAAGCGCTTCTTCGATGCTGGCGCAGACGGCGTCGCGATCAAGGCTGCTGGTCAGGCAAAACCCGGCGAAGTCGATCAGGCCGTAATTGAGCAAGGATGCGCGCGCATGCGGGTAGCCGGCCAGGTGGGCGGGATCGAGCGCGAGGCGGGTATTGAGCAAGGCTTCGAGGTCACGCGCGATGCTGTCCTTGACGCGCTCGATGCCGGCCGGCGCGCCGGCCCCAAGATCGCGGCGCTCGTCCATGAGGCGGTCGAGCAGCCCAGGCGTACAGCCTTTCATGGTGTCTCCGAGGGGGGGTAATTACAACGAACACGCGGCGGCGCGCAGCCGCCGCGTGGAAAGCGGCGGGCGCCGCTCAGACGATCTTGTTGGCCGCCAGGTCCCAGCCGCCCGAGGTGTTGCCGCCGGCGCCGCCGGTCACCTTTTGCTGGGTGTATTTCCACTTGATCTTCGAGAACTTCAGGCCCACTGCTTCGTGGATGATGCTGCCTTCGGCAACGCTTGGCTGGACACCGCCGATCAGCACGTTTTCAAGCTCGATCTCGAAGTACTTGATGCGCTCGCCCTGGCCATCGGCGCGCATGAATTCCAGCTTGGCCTTGGGGATGGTTTTGCCTGCCGAGCAGGTTTGCAACAGGATGGGCGAGGCCAGGTCGGCGAGCTTGGTCAGCGCGATTTCCTGATGCTCGCAGCGTTCGGCGGTGTGACCGCCGCCGGTGGATGCCGTGGCCGACCGGGGCTGGCTCACGCCCCAGTTCACCGAGGTGCACTCGATCCAGTCCTTGTGCCGGTCATCCTGCGACTCGCCTTTGATCCCGTCGATCTGCAGGTACACGTCAATTGCCATGTTCTACTCCAAGTGTGATTGAAACGTCGGTTGAACAACAAGTTGGTTACAGCAGTCAGTTCTTGGTCGATTGCGGCAACTCCGCGACCAAACGGAGCGAAACGGACAGCTCGTCGAGCTGGAAATGCGGTCGCAGGAACGACACGGCGCGGTACACGCCGGGCCGGCCCGGCACCTCGGATACCTGCACGCTGGCTTCGCGCAGCGGGAACTGCGCTTTCTGGTCCTGGCTCGCGTTATCGTCGAGCAGGACGTATTGCGTCAGCCAGCGGTTCAGGTAATCCTCGACATTGGACGCTGCCGCGAAGCTGCCGATCTTGTCGCGCATCATGGATTTCATGTAATGCGCTATACGCGACACAGCAAAGATGTATTGAAGTTGCGACGACAGCACCGCGTTCGCATTGGCCGCCTCGTTGTTGTACTTGCGCGCCTTCTGCGCCGACTGCGCCCCAAAAAACGCGGCGTACGACGTGTTCTTGCAATGCACGAGCGAGATGAAGCCCAGGTCCGACATTTCCTTTTCGCGGCGGTCCGTGATCGCCACTTCGGTCGGGCACTTGAGCGCCACCTCGCCCTCGTCGGTCTTGAACGTGTGAGTCGGCAGGTTTTCGACCAGCCCACCGCCCTCGACGCCGCGGATCGCCGCGCACCAGCCGTAATCCTCGAATGCACGCGTCAGGCGCGCACCGAACGCATACGCCGCGTTGCACCACAGGTAGCGGGAATGGTCGCTGCCGTCGACGTCTTCGACATAATTGAAGCCTTCGGTGGTCATGCCGTCGGCCGGGTGGTACGGCAGCCGGCCCAGGAAGCGCGGCAGCGTCAGGCCGACATAGCGCGCGTCTTCCGATTCGCGGAACGCCTTCCACTTCGCGTATTCGACGGTGTCGAACACCTTGGCCAGATCGCGCGGCTTGCCCAGGTCGCCGAAGCTTTCGACGCCGAACAG
Encoded proteins:
- the tssH gene encoding type VI secretion system ATPase TssH, translating into MDINLKTLISKLNDTTRAAATRAASICVGLGQYEVDVEHLFLGLIEQPGSDLTAIARHCDISLTGLEADLRREVARFATGSARTPVFSRHLPLLFEHAWLIASLGAGGPSRIRSSHLILALLTEPSLAQLAQRASPLFARFPLDRLKHDLERLTRGSVEQTELAAESSEPGPDAASELAQSAGRATPALDQYTTCLTARARDGKVDPVIGRDMEIRQAIDILMRRRQNNPILTGEAGVGKTAVVEGLALRIALGDVPDVLKGAEIHTLDMGLLQAGASVKGEFENRLKNVIHEIKQSPHAIILFIDEAHTMIGAGGAAGQNDAANLLKPALARGELRTIAATTWGEYKKYFEKDAALARRFQVIKVEEPDEDTAAAMLRAMTPLMEQHFGVRIYDEAITEAVRLSHRYISGRQLPDKAISVLDTACARVALGQSATPALLEDCGRRIERLDARVKALSRDASAGDDHAQVLASLGEERASAAAEQVALQSRWTDEQVLAGQIGTLRAELEGAGPNAAGDGSVQLRALGERLRSLQGDAPLVPVQVDGHTVAAIVAAWTGIPLGRMVKDEIRTVVNLQAMLDERILGQRHASSVVAQRVRTARANLDDPNKPKGVFLFVGTSGVGKTETALALADILYGGERKLITINMSEYQEAHSVSGLKGSPPGYVGYGEGGVLTEAVRRNPYSVVLLDEAEKAHPDVLELFYQVFDKGVMDDAEGRVIDFRNTIIILTSNVGASQLMAACLNKPAADLPTPDALADLLRPSLMKHFKPAFLGRLSVVPFYPIGDEVLANIIRLKLARIGARVLENHKASFEYDDALVAAVLSRCTEVDSGARNIDNILGGTLLPEIADSVLARMMEGGAIARVKVGATRAGKFKYLIEPVQA
- a CDS encoding type VI secretion system tube protein Hcp, coding for MAIDVYLQIDGIKGESQDDRHKDWIECTSVNWGVSQPRSATASTGGGHTAERCEHQEIALTKLADLASPILLQTCSAGKTIPKAKLEFMRADGQGERIKYFEIELENVLIGGVQPSVAEGSIIHEAVGLKFSKIKWKYTQQKVTGGAGGNTSGGWDLAANKIV
- the tssE gene encoding type VI secretion system baseplate subunit TssE is translated as MKGCTPGLLDRLMDERRDLGAGAPAGIERVKDSIARDLEALLNTRLALDPAHLAGYPHARASLLNYGLIDFAGFCLTSSLDRDAVCASIEEALASHEPRLSDVRAAFAPDAGDVNRLQFVIHARLALGGQDGTINFNAVLQPSSLHYDVNRTVRPAKAANPPDQEARWTSTSRR
- the tssA gene encoding type VI secretion system protein TssA, with the translated sequence MLAIDLLLTPITPDNPCGADLAFAPEVDEIARARLADDPSLEQGAWVTALKEADWKFVGKRCAALLETRSKDLQLAAWLAEASTRTGGMRGLADGLGLVAALCARYWDGVHPQADEDGVERRIGILGWLASRVAPLAKGVALDESGTLTLQAWEVARARGPDAVAELEALRARSKPAFVQALLADCEACVAALGELERVVDAQLGNDGPSCSSARTALRDVIDLISPGLPLAVTSAASSTAGQGGAIAVARPAHIDGPVGHRDQALAQLRQVADFFRRTEPHSPVAYLAEKAARWGEQPLHTWLRSVIKDEVSLARLEDLLGIDDQADQPMKHPAP
- the phaP gene encoding TIGR01841 family phasin (Members of this family are phasins (small proteins associated with inclusions such as PHA granules). Note that several different families of phasins have been named PhaP despite very little sequence similarity to each other.); the protein is MFTSPEQFANATKTLFDLQMQTFNALAGKTVKGVEQVVALNMNAIKSTMDSTMQASRDVAQAGNPKAAYESLAARMQPAAGVTNAAEYTTQLKAIIDDMHNEFRGAADAHAVEAKNTLSALIYDVTQNVKPGSENAVQIMKAAIDNAFKGYEQVTAATRQAVQTVEAQFERASTIVTPGGGKQDKPE
- the tssC gene encoding type VI secretion system contractile sheath large subunit — translated: MAAVLESTGAQPGAPELDPSLLDQIVEQSRVATSSSEHVRARDLISELVGQVMQGTMVMSSNLSATIDARLAELDRMISDQLSSVMHAPEFQKLERSWTGLQYLVKNSTTGANLQIRMLNASKRELVKDFQSAMEFDQSTMFKKIYEEEFGTFGGAPYGTLIGDFEITRQPEDIYFLEQMSHVAAASHAPFITSSSSELFGVESFGDLGKPRDLAKVFDTVEYAKWKAFRESEDARYVGLTLPRFLGRLPYHPADGMTTEGFNYVEDVDGSDHSRYLWCNAAYAFGARLTRAFEDYGWCAAIRGVEGGGLVENLPTHTFKTDEGEVALKCPTEVAITDRREKEMSDLGFISLVHCKNTSYAAFFGAQSAQKARKYNNEAANANAVLSSQLQYIFAVSRIAHYMKSMMRDKIGSFAAASNVEDYLNRWLTQYVLLDDNASQDQKAQFPLREASVQVSEVPGRPGVYRAVSFLRPHFQLDELSVSLRLVAELPQSTKN